From Anaerolineae bacterium:
CCACCCTGGCTCAGGTGTACCACTACTACGCCTCCGACCCGTACCGGCGCGACTCCGGGGCCTACGTCCGCTCCGCCATCCTCCAGGCGTGGCGCCCTCTGGCCCGCGCCGACGACGTCCCTCTGCTGGAGCGCGCCCTGCTGACCTATGAATTCCCCCCGCCGGGGCGGACGGAGGGGGCCGCATCCCTACGGGCCGCCGCCCTGGTGACCCTGAGCGACCTGGAGCCGGGCCTGGCCGCCTACCACGCCGTCCGGCTGCTGGCCGACAAACATAACTCGGCCATGTCCGGCGAACCGGGAGTCACAGCGGCGCGGGTCCTGGCCTCCCAGGGAGAGATGCTCCCCCTTTACGCCTGCGCCGTGGCCCCTACAGGGGTGCGTGTCGAGGTGGTGAGCGAGTGCCTCCGGAGCCTGGTGCGAATGCCAGGGTCCCTCCTGCCGGCCCTGGTGGAGCAGTACCAGCGTACCAGCGACGAAATCGTCCTGGTGGGGCTGTTCGATCTGATCCTGGGACACGAGGACGGCGCGAAACAGACCCCGTTCCTGCTGAGCTTCCTGCAGGAGACTCACCTGCACGACGCCTACCGCTACCTGGTCACCGTGATAGTGGCCGGCAGACACGCACACCTGCTCTCGGACCTGATTGCCCTGGCCAGGCACGAGAGCGACCGCCTCAAGCGCCGAGCCCTGGCGGAAGCCCTCTCCCTCCTGGCCGGCGACCCGGAGGTGGATGCCGTGCTGGCCGACCTGCAGAAGGATGGGCACGACGGCCGGTAGGAGAACCCGAACCGGGCCAGCACTCGTCTCCCGCTTCCGATGTCCCTTAGCCCTCTCTCTCGCGCCCCGTCTCGCTCAGGTAGAGGGCAAGAGCTCCTCTCAGGCCCACGTCCTCGCCCAGGGCCGCCTGGACGATGTCACAGTGCTCCCAGTAGGCGCGGGGAGCGCGGGCGTGCACGGTCTCGATGACCGGCTCGAACAGCAGTGGGCCCGCTTTGGTGACCCCGCCGCCCAGCACCACGATGGTGGGATCGAAGGTGTAGAGGAAGTTGACGATGGCTACACCCAGGAAGTAGCCCGCTCGCCTGTACGTTTCCTGGGCCACAACGTCTCCTTGGCGGGCGGCCTCCGCCACCATTCGGGCGTCAACGCGGCTCAGGTCGCCCCCGGCCATCTGGCTGAGGACAGAGGCCCGACCGGCCTGGATCGCCTCCCGAGCCTGACGGGCGATGGCGGGGCCGCTGGCCAAGGTCTCCACGCAGCCCCGGTTGCCGCAGTTGCACAGGGGGCCATCGGCCCAGACGGAGTTGTGGCCCAGTTCGGCGGCGTATCCGTGAGAGCCGATCAGGAGCTTGTCCTCGCTGATGACCCCACCGCCGATCCCCGTGCTTACGGTCAGATACACCAGGTCGTGGTGGCCCCGCCCGGCCCCGAACCACTGCTCTCCTAGGGCGGCCAGGTTGGCGTCGTTGCCCAGAAGCACGGGCACCGAGAACTCCTGGCGGAGAATGTCCGCCAAGGGCACGTCGTGCCAGTCGGGAACGTTGGGGGCGTAGATC
This genomic window contains:
- a CDS encoding ROK family protein, producing the protein MHAETKIALVDLGGTQIRVAISDAAGSFLTRLTRPTPSAGGEATLEALKEAIRAALDEGAHKVAAIAIVAPGPLDPRRGVVIYAPNVPDWHDVPLADILRQEFSVPVLLGNDANLAALGEQWFGAGRGHHDLVYLTVSTGIGGGVISEDKLLIGSHGYAAELGHNSVWADGPLCNCGNRGCVETLASGPAIARQAREAIQAGRASVLSQMAGGDLSRVDARMVAEAARQGDVVAQETYRRAGYFLGVAIVNFLYTFDPTIVVLGGGVTKAGPLLFEPVIETVHARAPRAYWEHCDIVQAALGEDVGLRGALALYLSETGREREG